The nucleotide window TTGGGATATCGTCCTCCGATTGAAAGAGCGAGGAAAAACCATCATTCTCTCGACGCATTATATGGACGAAGCCCATGTACTCTGTGACAGAATCGGAATCATGGACCAGGGAGAACTGATTACCCTTGATACACCAATGAATCTCGTAAAAAAACTGCAGTCTACAAGTTCGGTCGAATTCCATTTGAGCAACCCTCCAGAGCAAGACTGGTTTTTGAAAATGGAGGGAGTAGATGAAGTGTCGATTAAAGATAACTTTGTCCAGTTATATACGGATGATGTTCAAGTCACACTGACCTCCTTGATCCGTGCATCTGCAGAACATCAGTTCAAAATAGAGGATTTACAGACTCGATCAGCGACATTAGAGGATGTATTCATCCATATGACTGGAAGGAGCATCAGGGAATCATGAGGGCTTATTGGCAATTAACACTGGCACAATTACGTATTTTTGCACGAAATAAACAGGTCTTGTTTTTCACCTTGCTTTTTCCAATCATTCTGATGCTCGCCCTTGGAACTTTTGCCGGCAATGATAGCAATCTATCCTTATCAGTAGGGCTGATCGACCTCGATCAAACAACTGCTTCAAATAACTTAACAGAACGCTTTTACAAAAATGAGGGCCTTGAGGCTAAAAAATTCAAAAGTATTAAAGGCGGGAAAGAAGCCCTGAAAAATGGAGACATCCAGCTGTTCATGGAGATTCCAAAAGGATATGAAGCAAAACTGGAGGAGCAGAAAGAGCCCTCTAAACTTCCAGTCTATTATAATGAAAAAAATCTCACGACGTCAGAGCTTGGCCTCACTGTTGTGAACGGAATCATTGATCAGTACAGCAAGGAACTTACAGACTACAAGCCTGTCGTAACGATTGAGAAAGTGGGAATTAAAGCACTGACCATCCGATATGTGGACTTCCTGGTTCCAGGGATCGTCGCGATGATGATCATGAGCAACAATATGAACGGAGTTGCAGGCCAAATCTCCGCCTGGCGTGAAAGAGGCATTTTACGAAGAATGCAAGGAACGAGACTAAGGGCCTCTACCTTCATCGCTGCACAAATCACAGCACG belongs to Mesobacillus sp. AQ2 and includes:
- a CDS encoding ABC transporter permease, which gives rise to MRAYWQLTLAQLRIFARNKQVLFFTLLFPIILMLALGTFAGNDSNLSLSVGLIDLDQTTASNNLTERFYKNEGLEAKKFKSIKGGKEALKNGDIQLFMEIPKGYEAKLEEQKEPSKLPVYYNEKNLTTSELGLTVVNGIIDQYSKELTDYKPVVTIEKVGIKALTIRYVDFLVPGIVAMMIMSNNMNGVAGQISAWRERGILRRMQGTRLRASTFIAAQITARLLLNGTQALLVVLIAHFIFNIHVAGSWLALIFFIILGTLAFMALGFIIAGIAKNPESAGPIAGFISFPMLFLGGVFFPINNMPDIIQPIVKILPIAHLSSALRETMNLGTPFLQLGTETLILGSWLIGGFIVASYVFKWE